In Oleiharenicola lentus, the following are encoded in one genomic region:
- the mtnN gene encoding 5'-methylthioadenosine/S-adenosylhomocysteine nucleosidase, whose protein sequence is MPKTGPTLILSAMPSEIRLIQAEIKRAKSGRLACFPYVAGLLRGRPVVTTVTGVGVTNAAMVTALFIEKFHPAEVLVSGTGSRFNPRVRTADTVISTKTIHHAAGSLTDQGMVYRKVRGPLPGQMTHWFYRPDLRLLKLAKAAVASYVAEPVTANGATYVPRVLTGVVTASDLFGVSDAKIADLRAKLNPDIMEMESAAIAQVCTQLGVPHIVFRAGSNRTQANPGNDYRLLGQKAAWAAARWTIHFTGHLAQA, encoded by the coding sequence ATGCCCAAGACCGGTCCGACTCTAATCCTCAGCGCCATGCCCTCGGAGATCCGTCTCATCCAGGCGGAGATCAAGCGGGCCAAGTCCGGGCGGCTCGCCTGCTTCCCCTACGTCGCGGGCCTGCTGCGCGGGCGGCCGGTCGTGACGACCGTCACCGGCGTGGGCGTCACCAACGCCGCCATGGTCACCGCGTTGTTCATCGAGAAATTTCATCCGGCCGAGGTGCTCGTTTCAGGCACGGGCTCGCGCTTCAACCCGCGCGTTCGCACCGCCGATACCGTCATTTCGACCAAGACCATCCATCACGCCGCCGGCAGCCTGACGGACCAGGGCATGGTCTATCGCAAGGTCCGCGGCCCGCTGCCCGGGCAGATGACCCACTGGTTCTACCGGCCCGATCTTCGTCTGCTGAAGCTCGCGAAGGCCGCCGTCGCCAGCTACGTGGCCGAGCCCGTCACCGCCAACGGCGCAACCTACGTGCCGCGCGTGCTCACCGGCGTTGTCACGGCCAGCGACCTGTTCGGCGTCTCCGATGCCAAGATCGCCGACCTGCGCGCGAAGCTGAATCCCGACATCATGGAGATGGAAAGCGCCGCCATCGCGCAGGTCTGCACGCAGCTCGGCGTGCCGCACATCGTCTTCCGCGCCGGCAGCAACCGCACCCAGGCCAACCCCGGCAACGACTACCGCCTCCTCGGCCAGAAAGCCGCCTGGGCCGCCGCCCGCTGGACCATCCACTTCACCGGCCACCTCGCCCAAGCCTGA
- a CDS encoding ATP-binding protein, which produces MASIPEFPANLVRLRRFFAVLSLVLMGLTGGRISAQEPIEPEKVITTAGDFWTVPEADRQRPHRLQMEIVVYYYDPAWKLLYGQTGALSSYLPVSGKALPLKAGQRVRIEGTVVPAYGIDGSRVVTTFLADEQLPAPVPAAGRLSELGVLNGHLVSLEGYVLGQNEPDPMHIEARLWSEGRLINLTVQITGTEPVPQLVGARVRVRGVYDVATDSTGGIQNIQLWSSDRQQVEVLDWLVDDERFRLARTPIERLESAAAQPWVRIVGELRRAENGSGFTVRDDTGQVELAAVQPGAPQPGTTVEVVGRAAAADLGWTLREPLLRPFVSADDSAAARSAGRALPVRLRLAEQVLQLEPTEADHRHPVALRGVVTWSSEHSDRFYLQDISGGVAVRRLAGPAPEFGTSVSVIGVTTRGRHLPEVEARSLEQLGAQTLPPPRRISLEQALSGAEEARWVELRGFVRQVVPSGPWIRLELTAATGEFSAFVPPAEGLQKLPGAMVRVQGVCEAQSNPGQDGAEIRVWVQDQSGVLVDEPSPADPFGLALENIAAVRQLHAAQVSARRMKLQGTVLMHEPGRYLYLQDATGGLFVLSRESGRLAPGTTVEVVGLIGRLGGRPVLREARWRTVAGQPEVVPLVLTDIKRMQPEADARLVRLEAMLRQVITEGHTARLLFQGAGVIFDGTLHTTDSRPLPEPGSRLEATGVYVLEFDEYRRPRSFRLELRSPADLVLRESPSWWTIRRIAYAAAALVVMTLLAAAWVVALRRRVREQTEQIRLQLEKEASLQTELERSSRLESLGVLAGGIAHDFNNLLTAILGNLGLASMDKRVMEAAGDCLAEAERGARRARDITQQLLTFAKGGDPVRTAVALPDIVTEAANFARHGSNVRFEFDLPPNLPPGDVDAGQISRVVHNLVINAVQAMPGGGVVKLGLAAAELPAGEVDALPAGSYLRLTVADSGKGIPPEVLPRIFDPYFSTKSGTGSSGLGLATVRSIVRKHNGHIAVESKVGQGTTFRLWLPAARAGSAPTLESGPDSSAHLPARILVMDDEDVIRRVVGRMLALAGHETVFAVDGAEAVRAYVAARQSGRPFDLVIFDLTVPGGMGGRDALQELLRIDPGVRAVASSGYSSDPIMANPRAYGFRASLPKPYDIPDLMRAVETTRRD; this is translated from the coding sequence GTGGCATCCATCCCAGAATTTCCGGCCAACCTTGTGCGGTTGCGCCGTTTTTTTGCGGTGCTGTCGCTGGTCTTGATGGGACTGACGGGCGGCAGGATATCTGCGCAGGAACCGATCGAGCCGGAGAAGGTGATCACCACGGCCGGCGATTTCTGGACCGTGCCCGAGGCGGATCGGCAACGGCCACACCGCTTGCAGATGGAAATCGTCGTCTATTACTACGACCCCGCCTGGAAGCTGCTTTACGGCCAGACCGGCGCGTTGTCTTCCTACCTGCCCGTCAGCGGCAAGGCGCTGCCGCTCAAGGCCGGCCAGCGCGTGCGAATTGAGGGCACCGTGGTTCCGGCCTATGGCATTGATGGCAGCCGGGTGGTGACGACCTTCCTCGCCGATGAGCAGCTGCCGGCGCCGGTGCCCGCGGCGGGGCGGCTGAGCGAACTGGGCGTGCTCAACGGGCATCTGGTTTCGCTCGAGGGCTATGTGCTCGGTCAGAACGAACCCGACCCCATGCACATCGAGGCCCGGTTGTGGTCCGAAGGGCGCCTGATCAACCTGACCGTGCAGATCACCGGCACCGAACCCGTGCCCCAGCTCGTCGGGGCCCGCGTGCGGGTGCGCGGCGTTTACGATGTCGCGACCGATTCCACCGGGGGAATCCAAAACATCCAGCTGTGGAGCTCGGACCGCCAGCAGGTGGAAGTTCTCGACTGGCTGGTTGACGACGAGCGCTTCCGGCTCGCCCGCACTCCCATCGAAAGATTGGAGTCCGCCGCGGCCCAGCCGTGGGTGCGCATCGTGGGCGAATTGCGCCGGGCCGAAAACGGCTCGGGCTTCACCGTGCGGGATGACACCGGTCAGGTCGAACTGGCGGCGGTGCAACCCGGCGCGCCGCAACCCGGCACGACGGTCGAGGTGGTCGGCCGGGCGGCTGCGGCCGATCTCGGCTGGACGCTTCGCGAGCCGCTGCTCCGTCCGTTTGTCTCCGCTGACGATTCCGCGGCGGCCCGCTCTGCCGGCCGCGCCCTGCCGGTGCGGCTGCGGTTGGCGGAACAGGTCCTCCAACTTGAGCCGACAGAAGCCGACCACCGCCATCCGGTCGCCCTCCGCGGTGTTGTCACGTGGTCCAGCGAACACTCCGACCGGTTTTATCTGCAGGATATCAGCGGGGGCGTGGCGGTTCGCCGGCTCGCCGGACCGGCCCCGGAGTTCGGCACTTCCGTGTCCGTGATCGGCGTGACTACGCGCGGCCGCCATCTGCCTGAGGTCGAGGCCCGTTCACTCGAGCAGCTTGGCGCCCAGACGCTGCCGCCGCCGCGGCGCATCAGTCTCGAACAGGCACTGAGCGGGGCGGAGGAGGCGCGTTGGGTGGAGTTGCGCGGATTCGTTCGCCAGGTGGTGCCCTCCGGACCCTGGATCCGGTTGGAGCTCACGGCGGCGACGGGCGAGTTTTCCGCCTTCGTTCCGCCCGCCGAGGGGCTGCAAAAATTACCCGGCGCCATGGTCCGGGTGCAGGGCGTCTGCGAAGCCCAGTCCAATCCCGGCCAGGATGGCGCCGAAATCCGGGTCTGGGTTCAGGATCAAAGCGGCGTGCTGGTTGATGAACCGAGTCCGGCCGATCCGTTCGGCCTCGCGCTGGAAAACATCGCCGCGGTCCGGCAACTGCATGCCGCCCAGGTCTCCGCCCGGCGCATGAAGTTGCAGGGCACGGTGCTGATGCACGAGCCGGGGCGCTATCTTTACCTGCAGGATGCCACCGGCGGACTCTTCGTGCTTTCGCGGGAGAGCGGTCGTCTTGCGCCCGGCACTACCGTCGAGGTGGTCGGTTTGATCGGCCGGCTCGGCGGACGACCGGTGTTGCGCGAGGCCCGCTGGCGCACTGTGGCTGGACAGCCGGAGGTGGTGCCGCTCGTGCTCACGGACATCAAACGGATGCAGCCGGAGGCGGATGCCCGTTTGGTCCGGCTGGAGGCCATGTTGCGCCAGGTGATCACCGAGGGCCACACGGCCCGTCTGCTGTTTCAGGGCGCTGGGGTCATCTTCGACGGCACGCTGCACACCACGGACAGCCGGCCTTTGCCGGAGCCGGGGAGCCGGCTGGAGGCCACCGGGGTTTATGTGTTGGAGTTCGATGAATACCGCCGCCCCCGCTCGTTCCGCCTGGAGCTGCGTTCGCCGGCGGATCTCGTTTTGCGCGAATCACCCTCCTGGTGGACCATCCGCCGGATCGCCTACGCCGCCGCCGCACTGGTGGTGATGACGCTGCTGGCGGCGGCCTGGGTCGTCGCGTTGCGACGGCGGGTGCGGGAACAGACCGAGCAGATCCGCCTCCAGCTGGAGAAGGAGGCGAGCCTGCAAACCGAATTGGAGCGTTCGTCCCGCCTCGAGTCGCTCGGCGTGCTGGCCGGCGGCATCGCCCACGATTTCAACAACCTGCTTACGGCCATCCTCGGCAATCTCGGTCTGGCCTCCATGGACAAACGCGTGATGGAGGCCGCCGGCGACTGCCTCGCCGAGGCCGAGCGCGGCGCACGCCGCGCCCGGGACATCACGCAGCAGTTGCTCACCTTCGCCAAGGGCGGTGATCCGGTGCGCACCGCGGTGGCGCTGCCCGACATCGTGACCGAGGCCGCCAACTTCGCGCGCCACGGCTCCAACGTGCGGTTCGAGTTCGACCTTCCGCCCAACCTGCCTCCGGGCGACGTGGACGCAGGACAAATTTCCCGCGTCGTCCACAATCTTGTCATCAACGCCGTGCAGGCCATGCCGGGCGGCGGCGTGGTTAAACTAGGCTTGGCCGCCGCGGAGCTGCCGGCGGGCGAAGTGGACGCCCTGCCGGCGGGCTCCTACCTGCGGCTCACGGTGGCCGACTCGGGCAAGGGGATTCCGCCCGAGGTTTTGCCCCGCATTTTCGATCCCTACTTCTCCACCAAAAGCGGGACCGGCAGCAGCGGTCTCGGGCTCGCCACCGTCCGTTCCATTGTCCGCAAACACAACGGTCACATCGCGGTGGAGTCGAAGGTCGGACAGGGCACGACCTTCCGCCTCTGGCTGCCGGCGGCCCGGGCCGGGTCGGCGCCGACACTGGAGTCGGGCCCGGATTCCTCGGCGCATTTGCCCGCCCGCATCCTTGTGATGGATGACGAGGACGTCATCCGCCGGGTCGTCGGTCGCATGCTGGCGCTGGCCGGTCACGAAACGGTGTTTGCGGTGGATGGGGCTGAGGCTGTGCGCGCCTATGTTGCCGCCCGGCAATCCGGCCGGCCCTTTGACCTCGTGATCTTCGATCTCACGGTGCCCGGCGGCATGGGCGGGCGGGATGCCTTGCAGGAGCTGCTCCGCATCGATCCCGGAGTGCGGGCGGTCGCCTCCAGCGGTTACTCCAGCGATCCCATCATGGCCAATCCCCGAGCCTACGGTTTCCGCGCCAGCCTGCCAAAGCCCTACGACATCCCCGACCTGATGCGCGCGGTGGAGACGACCAGGCGCGATTGA